From Daucus carota subsp. sativus chromosome 6, DH1 v3.0, whole genome shotgun sequence, the proteins below share one genomic window:
- the LOC108227697 gene encoding uncharacterized protein LOC108227697 isoform X2 → MASTPPNTNLFAAIDMGTNSFKLLVIRADPTTGRFLTVDRLKHPLIHPLSAATTAASLRQFKQIIDSKHIPPSNYRIVATSAVRESPDQALLLNHLHQTLGLQVQVLTGQEEALLIYRGIRQFYPVNSKSVLVIDIGGGSTEFVIAESDCVHFSTSLKLGHVTLSQRFGSVDDVASLRDYVRGVVRESGLVEVVKRYGFDVVIGSSGTIKAIEKAVFCRYGSEVSDVFAEFDEFRREWRFSKEELRGVVGSLLGGEVEGVRDVFFKRRSGFIVAGAVLLEEIFGLLGIEEMEVSGYALGEGVVAEMLAEVFEGYDLNANVRWRSVMQLATRFNNKERMKCAALCAAIAKEIFEGLKKLTEVGDASLNDKDLEYLEAACLLHTIGQFTGKKGYHKRSYQIIMNGGQLHGYNTEEIKFPVNCITFEASQKEISKTWS, encoded by the exons ATGGCAAGCACACCCCCAAACACGAACCTGTTCGCAGCAATTGACATGGGAACTAACTCATTCAAACTCCTCGTGATCCGCGCCGATCCCACCACCGGCCGTTTCCTCACCGTCGACCGTCTCAAACACCCTCTCATCCACCCCCTCTCCGCCGCCACCACCGCTGCCTCTCTCCGCCAATTCAAGCAAATCATCGACTCTAAACACATCCCACCGTCCAATTACCGCATCGTCGCCACGTCAGCCGTCCGTGAGTCACCTGATCAAGCACTTTTACTCAATCACCTCCACCAAACCCTAGGGTTACAGGTGCAAGTGCTGACTGGACAAGAAGAGGCGCTGCTTATTTACCGAGGTATTCGACAATTTTATCCTGTAAATAGCAAGTCTGTATTGGTTATTGATATtggtggtggatcaactgaGTTTGTTATTGCTGAATCGGATTGTGTTCATTTTTCGACTTCGTTGAAGTTAGGTCACGTGACTTTGAGTCAGCGGTTTGGGAGTGTTGATGATGTTGCTAGTTTACGCGATTATGTTAGAGGTGTTGTTCGTGAGTCTGGATTAGTCGAGGTTGTTAAGCGGTACGGTTTTGATGTTGTGATTGGATCATCGGGGACAATTAAGGCGATTGAGAAGGCCGTGTTTTGTAGGTATGGTAGTGAGGTGAGTGATGTGTTTGCGGAGTTTGATGAGTTTAGGAGGGAGTGGAGGTTTAGTAAGGAGGAGTTGAGGGGTGTGGTTGGGAGTTTGCTGGGGGGTGAGGTGGAGGGGGTGAGAGATGTGTTTTTCAAGAGGCGGTCGGGGTTTATTGTCGCCGGTGCGGTTTTGTTGGAGGAGATTTTTGGGTTGCTTGGGATTGAGGAAATGGAGGTGTCGGGGTATGCTTTAGGAGAAGGTGTGGTTGCGGAGATGTTGGCTGAGGTTTTTGAAGGTTATGATTTAAATGCTAATGTGAGGTGGAGGTCTGTTATGCAGCTTGCTacgaggtttaataacaaggaGAGGATGAAGTGTGCTGCGTTATGTGCAGCTATTGCAAAA GAAATCTTTGAAGGTTTGAAGAAACTGACTGAAGTAGGTGATGCTTCCTTAAATGACAAGGATCTTGAATATCTTGAAGCTGCTTGTTTGCTTCACACAATAGGGCAGTTCACCGGGAAAAAGGGGTACCATAAACGTTCTTACCAAATAATCATG AATGGTGGGCAACTTCATGGATATAACACCGAAGAGATTAAG TTTCCAGTTAATTGCATTACTTTCGAGGCATCACAGAAAGAAATTTCCAAAACGTGGTCATAA
- the LOC108224740 gene encoding endoplasmic reticulum oxidoreductin-1 translates to MVEAEVGKKVKKNENTGRLKWGFVIGAFLVVLAASAMNSPHSHKISTFLNNHKICSCSQGSHKYSGIIEDCCCDYETVDNINGAVLNPLLQKLVTTPFFRYFKVKLWCDCPFWPDDGMCRLRDCSVCECPDNEFPESFKKPSYRSLSSDHLVCQEGKPQGTVDRTLDSKVFKGWVEIDNPWTSDDETDNGEMTYVNLLLNPERYTGYTGPSARRIWEAIYSENCPKYRSGEICQEKKVLYKLISGLHSSISIHIAADYLLDEKTNMWGENLELMYNRILRYPDRVRNLYFTFLFVLRAVTKASDYLEQAEYDSGNHAEDVKAQSLMHQLLNNPKLQAACPLPFDEAKLWQGQNGPELKQQIQNQFRNISALMDCVGCEKCRLWGKLQVLGLGTALNILFSVNNENDPAQRLQLHRNEVIALVNLLNRLSESIKVVHERGPLVERLMKHLPSESSVQQMSVWKRLWELTLGRLNKLR, encoded by the exons ATGGTGGAAGCAGAGGTGGGGAAGAAGGTGAAGAAGAATGAAAATACTGGGAGATTGAAATGGGGTTTTGTGATTGGGGCTTTTCTTGTGGTTTTAGCTGCTAGTGCAATGAATTCTCCACATTCTCACAAGATTTCTACTTTTCTCAATAATCACAAGATCTGCAGCTGTTCCCAG GGTTCTCACAAGTATTCTGGCATAATTGAGGACTGTTGTTGTGATTATGAGACTGTAGATAATATTAATGGTGCAGTGTTGAACCCTTTGTTACAAAAGCTCGTTACTACTCCATTCTTCCGATACTTTAAG GTTAAACTATGGTGTGACTGTCCCTTCTGGCCTGATGATGGTATGTGCCGGTTACGTGATTGCAGTGTCTGTGAATGTCCCGATAATGAATTTCCCGAGTCATTTAAGAAGCCATCATATCGTAGTCTTTCATCTGATCATTTGGTATGTCAAGAGGGAAAACCCCAGGGTACTGTTGATCGCACACTGGACTCCAAAGTTTTCAAAGGCTGGGTGGAGATAGATAATCCATGGACCAGTGATGATGAAACTGATAATG GTGAGATGACATACGTAAATCTCTTATTGAACCCCGAACGTTACACTGGATACACCGGCCCATCTGCCAGGAGGATCTGGGAGGCTATATATTCAGAAAATTGTCCAAAAT ATAGATCTGGCGAGATTTGCCAGGAAAAGAAAGTCTTATACAAATTGATATCAGGCCTTCACTCCTCAATCTCAATTCACATTGCAGCTGATTATCTTCTTGACGAAAAGACCAATATG TGGGGTGAGAATCTCGAATTGATGTATAATCGTATTTTGAGATATCCTGATCGTGTCAGAAACCTGTATTTCACTTTCCTATTTGTTCTCAGAGCTGTAACGAAA GCATCAGATTACTTGGAGCAGGCTGAGTATGATTCTGGCAACCATGCTGAGGATGTTAAAGCACAGTCCTTAATGCATCAGCTACTTAACAATCCAAAATTGCAAGCTGCATGTCCATTGCCATTTGATGAGGCCAAGTTGTGGCAAGGACAAAATGGCCCTGAACTAAAGCAGCAGATTCAGAACCAATTCAGAAATATTAG TGCCCTGATGGACTGTGTAGGATGTGAGAAGTGTCGCCTTTGGGGAAAGCTACAGGTTCTTGGTTTGGGGACTGCTTTAAATATACTCTTTTCAGTCAACAATGAAAATGACCCAGCTCAACGG CTACAGTTGCATAGAAATGAAGTGATTGCACTTGTAAATCTACTTAATAGACTCTCAGAATCGATCAAAGTTGTTCATGAGAGGGGCCCCTTGGTTGAAAGGTTGATGAAGCATTTACCCTCGGAAAgttctgttcaacagatgaGTGTATGGAAAAGATTGTGGGAATTAACACTTGGCCG GTTGAACAAGCTCAGATAG
- the LOC108208755 gene encoding uncharacterized protein LOC108208755, with the protein MCCELRVTFFNELAEQLEKQLKHTAEEQVTIIIASAKVNQHEGKNSVRWIITHCHVIYLFRLAAFPLNTTSITVEEEYIEEVIDDKIYTISEIKKFTAQCIQKKYKCQVSVKKVEEKTNWYDNVCTSCDEEVNIVEGRYKCDNCKRNIPFPDKRFRLATVCNDSTGYLGIVFPDEEIQRITGKNVFDIENDSTQVGDSISFPPLLKAFEKKEFIVTLIIGETNVHNSCNVYLAHAIDEPPEMLGDHVPGEVVPANSKQDSISMVSIYYTFFYLI; encoded by the exons atgTG TTGTGAGTTGAGGGTGACTTTCTTCAATGAACTTGCTGAGCAACTTGAGAAACAATTGAAACATACCGCTGAAGAACAAGTTACCATCATAATTGCAAGTGCGAAAGTGAATCAACACGAGGGTAAAAACTCTGTTAGATG GATAATTACTCACTgtcatgtaatttatttgtttagaTTGGCTGCTTTTCCACTAAACACAACATCTATAACTGTTGAAGAAGAGTACATCGAAGAAGTGATAGATGACAAAATCTACACAATTTCAGAGATAAAGAAGTTTACTGCTCAATGCATTCAG AAAAAGTATAAATGCCAAGTTAGTGTGAAGAAAGTGGAGGAGAAGACAAATTGGTATGACAATGTCTGTACATCCTGTGATGAAGAGGTTAATATTGTTGAAGGGAGGTATAAATGTGACAACTGTAAAAGAAATATCCCTTTTCCTGATAAGAG ATTTCGATTGGCTACCGTCTGCAACGACTCTACTGGCTACCTTGGGATTGTTTTTCCGGATGAAGAGATTCAACGAATCACTGGCAAAAATGTTTTTGATATTGAAAATGACAGCACTCAA GTTGGAGACTCAATATCTTTTCCTCCACTGCTAAAGGCTTTCGAAAAGAAAGAATTTATTGTTACTTTGATCATAGGGGAAACCAATGTGCATAATTCATGTAATGTTTACCTCGCTCATGCAATTGATGAGCCTCCTGAAATGCTAGGAGACCACGTTCCTGGTGAAGTGGTTCCTGCGAACTCTAAGCAAGATTCCATTTCCATGGTATCAATCTACTACACATTTTTCTACTTGATATAA
- the LOC108227697 gene encoding uncharacterized protein LOC108227697 isoform X1 → MASTPPNTNLFAAIDMGTNSFKLLVIRADPTTGRFLTVDRLKHPLIHPLSAATTAASLRQFKQIIDSKHIPPSNYRIVATSAVRESPDQALLLNHLHQTLGLQVQVLTGQEEALLIYRGIRQFYPVNSKSVLVIDIGGGSTEFVIAESDCVHFSTSLKLGHVTLSQRFGSVDDVASLRDYVRGVVRESGLVEVVKRYGFDVVIGSSGTIKAIEKAVFCRYGSEVSDVFAEFDEFRREWRFSKEELRGVVGSLLGGEVEGVRDVFFKRRSGFIVAGAVLLEEIFGLLGIEEMEVSGYALGEGVVAEMLAEVFEGYDLNANVRWRSVMQLATRFNNKERMKCAALCAAIAKEIFEGLKKLTEVGDASLNDKDLEYLEAACLLHTIGQFTGKKGYHKRSYQIIMNGGQLHGYNTEEIKLIALLSRHHRKKFPKRGHNSLEGFTNEAAEKFRVLCIILRLSALITQSMPINVEDIELSHCHDGLKLEIKNQSLQSADMIDAKVQTKKELEHFKVVLKQKLTVEVCTNTSEPFG, encoded by the exons ATGGCAAGCACACCCCCAAACACGAACCTGTTCGCAGCAATTGACATGGGAACTAACTCATTCAAACTCCTCGTGATCCGCGCCGATCCCACCACCGGCCGTTTCCTCACCGTCGACCGTCTCAAACACCCTCTCATCCACCCCCTCTCCGCCGCCACCACCGCTGCCTCTCTCCGCCAATTCAAGCAAATCATCGACTCTAAACACATCCCACCGTCCAATTACCGCATCGTCGCCACGTCAGCCGTCCGTGAGTCACCTGATCAAGCACTTTTACTCAATCACCTCCACCAAACCCTAGGGTTACAGGTGCAAGTGCTGACTGGACAAGAAGAGGCGCTGCTTATTTACCGAGGTATTCGACAATTTTATCCTGTAAATAGCAAGTCTGTATTGGTTATTGATATtggtggtggatcaactgaGTTTGTTATTGCTGAATCGGATTGTGTTCATTTTTCGACTTCGTTGAAGTTAGGTCACGTGACTTTGAGTCAGCGGTTTGGGAGTGTTGATGATGTTGCTAGTTTACGCGATTATGTTAGAGGTGTTGTTCGTGAGTCTGGATTAGTCGAGGTTGTTAAGCGGTACGGTTTTGATGTTGTGATTGGATCATCGGGGACAATTAAGGCGATTGAGAAGGCCGTGTTTTGTAGGTATGGTAGTGAGGTGAGTGATGTGTTTGCGGAGTTTGATGAGTTTAGGAGGGAGTGGAGGTTTAGTAAGGAGGAGTTGAGGGGTGTGGTTGGGAGTTTGCTGGGGGGTGAGGTGGAGGGGGTGAGAGATGTGTTTTTCAAGAGGCGGTCGGGGTTTATTGTCGCCGGTGCGGTTTTGTTGGAGGAGATTTTTGGGTTGCTTGGGATTGAGGAAATGGAGGTGTCGGGGTATGCTTTAGGAGAAGGTGTGGTTGCGGAGATGTTGGCTGAGGTTTTTGAAGGTTATGATTTAAATGCTAATGTGAGGTGGAGGTCTGTTATGCAGCTTGCTacgaggtttaataacaaggaGAGGATGAAGTGTGCTGCGTTATGTGCAGCTATTGCAAAA GAAATCTTTGAAGGTTTGAAGAAACTGACTGAAGTAGGTGATGCTTCCTTAAATGACAAGGATCTTGAATATCTTGAAGCTGCTTGTTTGCTTCACACAATAGGGCAGTTCACCGGGAAAAAGGGGTACCATAAACGTTCTTACCAAATAATCATG AATGGTGGGCAACTTCATGGATATAACACCGAAGAGATTAAG TTAATTGCATTACTTTCGAGGCATCACAGAAAGAAATTTCCAAAACGTGGTCATAATTCTCTTGAAGGATTTACAAATGAG GCAGCAGAGAAGTTTAGAGTGCTTTGTATAATTTTGCGTTTATCAGCACTAATAACGCAATCCATGCCCATAAACGTTGAAGACATAGAACTTTCACATTGCCATGATGGTTTAAAACTG
- the LOC108206281 gene encoding uncharacterized protein LOC108206281, producing the protein MSRKGWSTNKDVVPFYLKSPTVNLNERDASISPGPAFNSGTIPVSAVCNTPFNLTNVMKLNQGLCTTGTQKRSAKRRKGGDENVLPQHPSNSLNHLNSPVLNFEERSASCMTDQAASISTRPPLSDVSNTAVNIHSRMDLNEGDKEDYGPMRQVKAKKSKTRIPPTDKEGTSRQLFGIRQLNDDATIEHSAIASVLEDADQLFNQNGCETDYAEPEVVDNVVLPAVQKALRCNTGYVSLGPPTECCSKCKALMWKEERVNKTVKNGTPEFSLCCSKGQIKLPETPPTPSYLLNIYNDPVKGKRFRNQIRLYNTMFAFTSMGGRVDHSINNGSSPYVYRLNGQNHHLFGSLIPNEGEDPKFCQLYIYDTDNEVENRLKWVSVSDGKTVDVEIVQGLLAMLDETNELTKYFRMARDRFKEQPVQDLKIVMKVCRSVTGRENFIGPSNEVGAIMVGDLEDTCGERDIIVETKSKVLERISDIHPKLMALQYPLLFPEGEDGYHDDIPYVQSGKHVAKKRQRITMKEFYSYKLQCRLNEGNTPRLGGRLYQQYIVDAFSAIEQSRLWWFRTHQTTLRNDLYSNIQKSIRDGHQDTSSVGKGFILPASFLGSKRYMQQNFQDALAICRYIGHPDIFLTMTCNSAWDEIKEMMKLYPGCMAVDSPDVIARVFKLKLDQIVEDIKNKHYFGTCIAIMYVIEFQKRGLPHVHMLIWLDAASKRKLNDDVDSFVSAEIPDPIKDPVGYAAVSSFMIHGPCGFQRKNSPCMKDSKCTKYFPKKYCPETYFDQSGFPVYKRRDTKITVRKNNVDLDNQFVVPYNRDLLVKYQCHMNIEICCHARTLKYLFKYCLKGHDRATVELSTKKKQDTDDSKPIDEIQSYFDGRYICGCEAAYRIFGFDIHYRSVSVHRLSFHLPGNKNCTFKEDENLQKVVQREKWKLSQLEAFFKLNKDDPSARKYTYDEIPQHYVWNETDHVWTVRKRGQQIGRLLYTHHNSGEIWYLRLLLTKVRGPTSFNALKTVHGVVYNTFKDACRKLGLLDDDNEWDEVMDECAKCGFPPQIRELFVHIMINCQVTDLGSLWTKHWKHMVDDIILRKRQQSGNTNTNFSDKQLQFYALAEIDKILRTIGKCLKQFSQLPQPPVSYIQTDANNLIVDETSYDIEEMEREFLKLHSNCNPEQLSVYDAVFQSVTENKGGVFFVYGSGGCGKTYVWKTLIYKLRSQGKIVLPVASSGIAATLMPGGRTAHSRFKIPIVLDEYSSCAINLNSDIANLIKCTSLIIWDEAPMQHRYAFECLDRSLRDIMKTLNPDNFNKPFGGITVLLGGDFRQILPVINMGGRADIVAACITRSRIWKEAIIFILKQNMRLNQGQNAEEKENLRKFAEWVLQIGDGKLSPPTDELSVVDEDSIMIPADFCDPETENSVKNMIEWTYPSFTTNFQNPAYLSERAILTPTNVTVAHLNSNIVETIPGDQASYYSVDRAEDFGGSDSDLSFAFPPEYINSYNIPGLPHHELKLKVGVAVMLMRNLNQTLGLCNGTRMMITKCLKHCVQCEVICGAFAGTKHFIPRMELFPTETKLPFKLIRKQMPLQICYSMTINKAQGQSLQRVGLYLPKSVFTHGQMYVAVSRVTSPEGLKMFIDSDHGVPTNVTRNVVYQEVFYNLPKL; encoded by the exons ATGTCGAGAAAGGGTTGGAGTACAAACAAAGATGTTGTCCCATTCTACTTGAAATCTCCTACTGTTAACTTGAATGAAAGGGATGCTTCCATAAGTCCTGGACCTGCATTTAATTCTGGTACCATCCCTGTATCTGCAGTTTGTAATACTCCTTTCAATTTGACAAATGTTATGAAATTGAATCAAGGACTTTGTACCACAG GGACTCAGAAGAGGAGTGCAAAGAGAAGGAAAGGTGGTGACGAAAATGTGCTTCCACAACACCCttcaaattcattaaatcatttgAACTCTCCAGTTTTGAATTTCGAGGAAAGATCGGCATCATGCATGACTGATCAAGCTGCATCTATTTCTACAAGGCCTCCACTTTCCGATGTTTCTAATACTGCTGTCAACATTCACAGTAGAATGGATCTGAATGAAGGAGATAAAG AGGATTATGGACCCATGAGACAAGTTAAAGCTAAAAAATCAAAGACTAGGATCCCTCCCACAGACAAAGAAGGGACCAGCAGACAATTATTTGGTATACGTCAACTGAACGATGATGCCACTATAG AGCATTCTGCAATTGCATCTGTCTTGGAAGATGCTGATcaactttttaatcaaaatg GTTGTGAGACTGATTATGCTGAACCTGAAGTGGTAGATAATGTTGTTTTGCCTGCCGTGCAAAAAGCTCTCAGAT GTAACACTGGATATGTGTCTTTGGGGCCACCTACAGAATGTTGCTCCAAATGCAAGGCTCTTATGTGGAAAGAAGAACGTGTGAATAAAACTGTGAAGAATGGTACACCTGAGTTCAGTTTATGTTGTTCTAAAGGTCAGATCAAGCTGCCTGAAACACCTCCAACTCCTTCATACCTGTTAAATATTTACAATGATCCAGTGAAGGGCAAACGCTTCCGAAATCAAATTCGTTTGTATAATACCATGTTTGCATTCACTTCTATGGGCGGTAGAGTGGACCACTCTATAAACAACGGCTCATCTCCTTATGTATACCGTCTTAATGGACAGAACCATCATCTCTTTGGTTCTCTCATACCTAATGAAGGTGAGGACCCCAAGTTCTGTCAATTATACATATACGATACCGATAATGAAGTGGAGAACAGGCTGAAATGGGTCAGTGTTTCGGATGGTAAAACTGTTGATGTGGAGATTGTACAAGGTCTGTTGGCTATGTTGGATGAAACAAACGAACTCACAAAATACTTTCGTATGGCCCGGGACAGATTCAAAGAACAGCCTGTGCAGGATCTGAAGATCGTCATGAAAGTGTGTCGTAGTGTAACTGGCCGTGAGAATTTCATAGGGCCATCAAATGAGGTAGGAGCAATTATGGTTGGAGACTTAGAAGACACATGTGGTGAGCGAGACATCATTGTTGAGACAAAGAGCAAGGTTCTTGAAAGAATATCTGACATACACCCTAAGTTGATGGCCCTACAATACCCTCTTTTGTTTCCTGAAGGTGAAGACGGATACCATGATGACATCCCTTATGTGCAATCTGGAAAACATGTTGCCAAAAAGCGTCAGAGGATAACAATGAAGGAGTTTTACTCATACAAACTGCAATGCCGACTAAATGAAG GTAATACCCCTCGCTTGGGTGGAAGACTGTACCAGCAATACATCGTGGATGCATTTTCGGCCATTGAACAGTCGCGCCTTTGGTGGTTTCGTACACACCAGACCACTCTCCGTAATGATTTATACAGCAACATTCAAAAGAGCATACGAGATGGTCATCAAGATACTTCTTCTGTTGGGAAAGGTTTCATTTTGCCCGCTAGCTTTCTTGGTTCGAAGAGATACATGCAACAAAATTTCCAGGATGCACTTGCTATTTGTCGCTACATTGGTCACCCGGACATTTTTTTGACTATGACATGTAATAGTGCTTGGGATGAAATCAAAGAAATGATGAAGCTATATCCGGGTTGCATGGCTGTTGACTCCCCCGATGTCATTGCACGCGTGTTCAAACTGAAGTTGGATCAGATAGTGGAGGACATCAAAAACAAACATTATTTTGGAACATGTATTGCAA TTATGTATGTCATAGAATTCCAAAAACGTGGACTACCTCACGTCCATATGCTAATATGGCTCGACGCTGCTTCGAAGAGGAAACTCAATGATGATGTTGATAGTTTTGTAAGTGCTGAAATACCTGATCCAATAAAAGATCCAGTTGGTTATGCAGCTGTTTCCTCATTTATGATCCACGGCCCTTGTGGTTTCCAAAGGAAAAATTCCCCCTGTATGAAGGATTCAAAGTGTACCAAATACTTTCCAAAGAA GTATTGTCCGGAGACATATTTTGACCAATCGGGATTCCCTGTCTACAAAAGGCGCGACACTAAAATTACTGTCCGGAAGAACAATGTGGATCTTGATAATCAATTTGTCGTGCCTTACAACCGTGATCTCCTGGTCAAATATCAATGTCATATGAACATTGAAATTTGTTGCCACGCACGAACTCTCAAGTACTTATTCAAGTACTGCCTCAAAGGACATGATCGTGCTACTGTCGAATTGTCAACCAAGAAGAAGCAAGACACTGATGACTCCAAGCCTATCGATGAGATTCAATCTTACTTTGACGGGAGATACATATGTGGATGTGAGGCTGCGTATAGAATTTTTGGATTTGATATACATTATCGATCCGTGTCTGTCCATCGCCTCTCATTTCATTTACCAGGCAATAAAAACTGCACTTTCAAGGAAGATGAGAATCTGCAAAAAGTTGTGCAGCGTGAAAAATGGAAACTCAGTCAACTTGAGGCTTTCTTCAAACTAAACAAGGATGATCCATCTGCTAGGAAATACACTTATGATGAGATTCCACAACATTATGTGTGGAATGAAACTGATCATGTCTGGACAGTGAGGAAGAGAGGCCAGCAAATCGGACGTTTGTTGTATACACATCATAATTCTGGAGAGATTTGGTATCTCAGGTTGTTACTGACCAAGGTTAGAGGTCCAACTTCTTTCAATGCTCTTAAAACTGTACATGGTGTGGTTTACAACACTTTTAAAGATGCGTGTAGAAAACTGGGATTGCTTGACGATGACAATGAATGGGACGAAGTAATGGATGAGTGTGCCAAGTGTGGATTTCCTCCTCAAATAAGAGAGCTTTTTGTTCATATCATGATCAACTGTCAAGTGACTGACCTAGGAAGTTTGTGGACAAAGCACTGGAAACACATGGTCGATGATATCATTCTTCGTAAGAGACAGCAATCTGGTAATACAAACACTAATTTCAGTGACAAGCAACTACAATTTTATGCATTAGCAG aaatagaCAAGATCCTAAGAACGATTGGAAAATGTTTGAAGCAATTCAGCCAATTGCCACAGCCACCAGTGAGCTATATTCAAACTGATGCAAACAATTTGATTGTTGATGAAACCAGTTACGACATAGAGGAAATGGAGAGAGAGTTTCTCAAACTTCATTCAAATTGCAACCCTGAACAACTATCAGTCTATGATGCCGTTTTTCAATCTGTGACTGAAAACAAAGGAggtgttttctttgtttatggGAGCGGCGGCTGTGGTAAGACATATGTTTGGAAGACTCTAATTTACAAGTTGAGATCACAGGGAAAGATTGTTCTGCCAGTGGCTTCCTCGGGTATCGCAGCTACCTTAATGCCTGGAGGAAGGACAGCCCACTCCCGTTTCAAGATCCCAATTGTATTGGATGAATATTCCTCATGTGCAATAAATCTGAATTCGGATATTGCTAATCTAATCAAGTGCACGAGTCTGATTATATGGGACGAGGCTCCCATGCAACACAGGTACGCATTTGAATGTCTAGACCGATCACTGAGAGACATAATGAAAACTCTTAATCCGGACAATTTCAACAAGCCGTTTGGAGGTATCACCGTTCTACTCGGTGGAGATTTTCGGCAGATATTGCCAGTCATCAACATGGGAGGTCGTGCTGACATTGTGGCTGCATGCATAACTCGGTCAAGAATATGGAAAGAGGCAATCATTTTCATCTTAAAGCAAAACATGAGACTTAACCAAGGACAGAATGCTGAGGAAAAGGAGAATTTACGCAAGTTTGCTGAATGGGTACTTCAAATCGGTGATGGCAAGTTATCTCCTCCAACTGATGAATTAAGTGTTGTTGATGAAGATTCAATCATGATTCCAGCAGATTTTTGTGATCCAGAAACTGAAAACTCTGTTAAAAATATGATTGAGTGGACGTATCCCAGTTTTACCACAAACTTTCAAAATCCTGCTTATCTTAGTGAGAGAGCAATATTGACGCCGACCAATGTCACTGTTGCTCACTTGAATTCCAATATTGTTGAGACAATTCCGGGAGATCAAGCTTCTTACTATAGTGTTGACAGAGCGGAGGATTTTGGTGGCAGCGATTCTGATCTTAGTTTTGCATTCCCCCCTGAATATATCAACTCATACAATATTCCAGGTCTTCCGCATCATGAACTGAAACTAAAGGTTGGCGTGGCTGTTATGTTAATGCGAAACTTAAACCAGACGCTTGGACTGTGCAACGGGACCAGAATGATGATCACAAAGTGCCTGAAGCATTGTGTTCAGTGTGAGGTAATATGTGGAGCATTTGCAGGTACGAAACACTTTATTCCAAGGATGGAACTCTTTCCAACCGAAACCAAGCTACCATTCAAGCTGATTCGCAAGCAAATGCCGCTGCAAATTTGTTATTCCATGACGATCAACAAAGCTCAAGGACAGTCTCTACAAAGAGTTGGTCTTTATCTTCCGAAGTCAGTTTTTACACACGGACAAATGTACGTGGCTGTAAGTCGGGTTACCTCACCTGAAGGTTTGAAGATGTTCATTGATTCTGATCATGGTGTTCCAACTAATGTTACCAGAAATGTAGTCTACCAAGAAGTTTTCTACAATCTCCCTAAGCTGTAA